CACTATTACTCATCTTCCAGacacacagaagcagcatttcagaagctgtttaCCATTTCTCATATGTTTCATTGATTTTGCATTGGAAACTAACAGTTTTTCCAGAAGAATTGAATGGGCTGTAAGTTACGGGCATTTGGAGGGGGGAGTGTGCAACAGCCAAAAGAGAATCGTTTCTGTAACATGGACAATTGCATGGCTGTTTTTGAATTTCTAGCCATTAAAGTTACAGATCCATTCTTTTAACGCTGCACAGTTTCATAAATGCTAGTATATAGACAGTAGACAACATAATCTAATTTGTTGGAATGCAGACTGTGTGAAGTGTGAAAGTGTACCTGATTGTTTCTAGGAATATACCGATGTGTATGTGTGGCATATTAGCAGATGTGACCTTCTGGAACTGTTGTAATGCCATGTTTTGCTATGGACCTGCTTGCATTTTTTGCTCAACAATGTGTACCttcctctgggaaagcactaCTGTCTGCACTTTGTGAAAAGGCGTAGTGCTAGCCAATGAAAGAACTAGTCTTTAAAGTTACAAAGCTTAGAGAGGGCAGGGCCTAATGCAGAGGAGCTagttctttcttctgaaaaggaagGCTGGAGTTCATTTCCAAGAAAGAGGAATCTCTTCACACTGgtcacttctttcctttctcactgaagaaattaaattgtgtgcatctgggggggggaaaaaaatgtttggaaggTAGCCACCAAAAGAACTTGGTCTCCATTAGTGCTGTCCCTAAACATGTCCTTGGTACTGTAAACTTATGCCAAATTTTActcttaaaatatgaagaagtGTCCTTGTGGTGTACACATTTAAGCTTTTgagaaaatttcagtatttcagaaaaatacaggaacatAATGGAAAGCAGCTCAAACCTGTTACTTACTCTAACGTCTTTAGTGCAGACTGACTTGGCATGGAGGTGATGCGTTAAGAGTTTTCTGGTTTATTATTACTACGTATGAAATGCCATATTTGAATTTTGGTCTATTCCTACTAatgtgttgtgggttttggaTGTGTTTTGTAAACTGTTGGGTTCAAAGAAATTAGTCAAGTATCTGTAAAGCTTTCTGTAAATGTTCATGGAAATGATTTCATAGGTGTTGCTCTGGATTATGttactgtggagaaaaaaatggtgtctATGAAACATCCATTTAATAGAATGTTGAAACTAGTTGGTTGCTTTTGTGAATGAATGCATATAAAAACAGAACCATGAGTGGTTGATCTGAGTGGTTGATCTGAATGCTAGGTGCTTGAAGGTCCACATCCTTTACAGCCTCTCCCTTAGACCCTGCTTGGATCTGGACtagtgtgaaataaaaacattggaacaaatactactttgaaaaaacagctggCTTCAATAATTTGAAAGATCTATTTCTGCATAAGGTTGATATTACAATTTATATGTTAAAAGGACAcagtcaactggaaaaaaaaatgcagattgtGCTTCCTGTAGTTAAATCACTTAATATGAAGAAGTTAGTAGAGGGAGAAGCATGCAGTGTGGACTGCCTCCAGCACATGATGGTCAAATTTGTAGTGACAAGAATCTTTTGTCTTGCTGAGGGATTATAaaaagcttgcttgcttttaatgcttctgtgtgggaagctgcatttcagcaagcaaaaacaACTTCCCTGACTCTTAAGTTGTGTGTCCctttaatgctgcaaaatgtaaataaggaTACTTGCATGCATCTTTCTCAATTAAATGTACAGTGGATGTCTTCTTCAAATAGgctggagcttaaaaatcaccttaaaaatactggatcgTGTAATGTTGTCTACTTATGCCTTCGGTCCACTTGGAAGACAATTGGATTGGTTACGCCAGTCTTTCTGTAAGGTACAAACAGAgcctaaggttttgagtgcccAAGAACGCTCTTGTCAAGTAGGTTAACACGCACACAAACACCATGTAATAACGGTGTAAGGGctccccagaacatcttcaggaCAACGGTATTTTCTATAAGCAGCTCTTTTCATGCAACCTCAGCTAGTGttgtgctgctctttacaggaCTCGGTGAGCggtgttgtctttggctgtgtgggcttaaaCATGTTTCTAATGTGCGTGTCAAATAATTGCCTGTTAAACAGACTGCCAAtctggctgaagccagtgcttccgaagaggataaaataaaagctatgaTGATCCAGTCCTGCCATGAATATGATCCAATCAAGTAAGTGTTGATAATGTCAGatctgttctttgaagattATGGAAAAAACTGTAGAGGTGTTTGGTTTAACAAGCGAGACATGTGCATACCTTGTTCTTTTATTCCCCCAAAACTTGCagttacatgaagaaacccGTGGGTCCACCTGCATCGTCATATACTTGCCATCGTTGCAGAAAACCTGGCCACTCTATGAAGAACTGCCCAAGAAATGGGGTAAGATTGTGGGGGACTTCTGGTGTTACctagtttttaattgttttaccCTGGCAGTTAGGTAACAAGTACATGAATACTCACGTgaagaattgtttctcttggggTGAAATACAGAGCTTATATGGCAATGTTGCAAAGCCTTTCAGAATTTGAGGGAAACCTGgaattagaaatgtaaaattttctttttttctaggtcATGGACATGAAATGTGTCCATAGATCTTTCTCTGTGAACTTGTATGCGTgtttttgtacatttcaatgttattggaaatttttctggttttaactcTTTTTAGTGACAGTTCAtagtttttagtattttgtataAAAAGAAGATGTTTCTGTTGACCCCATCTACTGaacatttgtgtgttttaatcAGACAAGCCTCTGGTTGCGTCTTCATGCCGTTTAATGTTAGTCACTGAAGGTACATGCATGAGGTATGAATTTAGCCTTCATATAGAGATGGTGAACATAAGTTTCCCCAGTGAGTGATTCAGAGCACTGCATTAAGCTCTCCCTCTGCATTGccctttggaggaggaggagcggctttgtgtctcttctctgagtggatgGTGAGCTAAGGGCTGTTTCGCCCTTAAGGAACCTGAGGGTAAGCCAAAGAATGTCGACCGAATTCAAAACACTGCTCAAGCCTTTGGAACATCCTGGCTGTATTCatttaggaaaagaagtattttagtCGAGCGACCCTTACGCTAGgtaaaaggagaggattaaaggctcttgctgcttaaaatcatcattgaaatgtcattttaagtgtgggtCTTAAGATGCGGTATGTCTGCATTTCTTGTCTCAACAGGACGAAAGTTTTGGGTCTGTGCCCAGGATGAAAAAGACCACAGGAATTCCAAGGAGTTTCTTGGTGGAGGTGAAAGATCCCAAAAGGAAGGGTGTCATGGtgacaaaaactggaaaatacgCAATACCACGTGTTAATGTGTAAGTATGGAATTAATTGGACCGACCAAAAAGTGAACGAGAGAAACCGTGCGTAAAtgtctgtattggctttgtgtggcaagtttttggtagcgggggtgggggggaaggttacaggggtggctgctgtaagaagctgctggaagcttcccctgtgttcaagagagccaataccagccagctctaagacggacccgccgccagccaagCCCGAGCCAATCCGCAATAGTGGTgacgcctctgtgataacatttttaagaagggaaaaaaagttgggacagagggaaaacagcagccggagagaggagtgagaacatgtaagagaaacaaccctgcagacaccaaggtcagtgaagcaggagggggaggagatgctccaggcgccggagcagagattcccctgcagcctgtggggaagaccatggtgaggcaggctgtccccctgcagtccatggaggtccacggtggagcggAGGTCCACAGTAAAGCAGatgtccacctgcagcccgtggaggaccccacgccggagcaggtgtgttcccaaaggaggctgtgaccccgtgggaaccccactctggagcaggctcctggcaggacatgcagatctgtggagaggagcccacggagcaggttttctggcaggacttgtgaccccgtggggtacccacgctggagcagtgtgctcctgaaggactgcagcccatggaagggacccatgctggagcagtttgtgaagaactgcagcccatgggaaggacccacgctggagaagttcatggagaactgtctcccgtgggagggaccctgCACTGGAgtaggggaagagtgaggagtcttccccctgaggaggaaggagcggcagagacaaggtgtgatgaactgaccgtaacccccattccctgtccccctgcgccgctggggggggagggtaggTAGAGCATTTGGGAGtaaagctgtgcctgggaagaagggaggggtggagggaaggtgttctgagatttgggtttatttctcattaccctactctggttgatttgtaatatattgagttaattttccccaagctgagtctgttttgcccgtgacggtaattggtgagtgatctctcctgtccttatctcgacccacaagctcatCTGAGCTAATTTCGTTGTTGATCCACTGAATGGGAGAGGTCTGCGGTGGGAAAATTGTTCCCCCCTCCCTATTCTAGTGTGGTGGCTATAGAAAAGTAGGTTCAACTAAATGCCTATGTTTTAGGAGGCTAATGTGGAGTGAGAAGAATTCCATCTCCTGTCTTCCTTTGATAAGatccaaagcttggaaaagttcTCCTTTACCCatctttaatttgtttctttttccttcccctttcccctcctccagggaagcttatgctagaagagagaaggaaaagcctccctttttaCCGGAGGagccatcctcttcctcctcagatgATCCTATTCCAGAGGAGATTTTATGTCTCATTTGTAAGGAGATAATGACTGATGCGGCTAttattccctgctgtggaaacagttatTGTGATGAATGTAAGTGTGAACTCCCATGTTTGTTAATTCAAAACAGCACATctgctcttctgaaagcagaaagaggagatagcgaaattattttgttaccaGTTCTATTTTATACTTAAGTATACCCTGAATAGGAAAGGGCTCTTCTCgtataaagggggaaaaaagccacagagctttaatagttaaataaataaataaatagtaaaatacaTAGCTTTTTAGTTAAATTTACATGCGGAAGGACGAGTATGAGAGGAGTGGCTGATTGTGCAGGTGATTGCAGTATTGGATATTGAGTGCATTTAGTTTGcccacagccctttctctcataCAAAACTATATAGCCAACTCTGGTGACTTTCGGTGGTCTGCAACAAACGGATAGTTAGCAGCATTTAATCCACATTTTCCTCCACGGGAGAGTTGGTTAAAACCTTCAGAGCGCGAACCTAGTAATGGTTTTTTGAACctactatttgtttttctgagacaAGTTTTATTCGTTAACCTGGAGGGTGGGGACTTCTCACTGTACTATATAGTGGGAAAAAGACTAGCTGAAACATCAAGACACAGCCTACTCTACATCTTCAAATGTTACAACAGTGACATACCAAAACTCTAGAGTTATTTGCTGCATACTAGAAATTTTTTACGCTATTGAACCTTTATAGCTTCATGCTCTCACTTCAAGACCATATTCACCTGTTGATCATATAGGTGTTTTTATAGTTGATtagaacccccaaaacttccttagtttggctaaatgctattttgattattctaattGTACACAGGTATTAGAACAGCCTTACTGGAATCTGAGGAGCATAGATGTCCAGAGTGTCATCAGACAGGTGTTTCGCCTGATGCTTTAGTGGCCAACAAGTGCCTACGCCGGGTAACCTGATGACTTTTACGTAAAGTGCTTGTAAGAATAGGCTCTttgtaaaaagctgaaagggaaggaaatattAGTTTACATCTGCTTAAGCAAGGTTGACTTGAATAAGGCTAAATTTACCTTTCAAGTGCATTATCTGTTATCACAGAAGCTTACAACTCCTTGGAGACAATCTGGCAAATTCAGGTCATGCTTTTGTTTAAGGTGATTGCCTCGCTTTCAAATTCTGTGTTAACAGGGCAGTACTTTGAATACAGACACTCCGAGTTACCAATCACTAGTATCAGTGTTTAATGTGATGTGTTCATGTATCGGCATGTTGATTTCTTTGGGGATTGATAGCATTTACAGCTAATTACACAAGTAATTTTACTCTGTGGAGGCTTTTGTTCGTatatctgctgaagtttcatatTACCTTTGcgtaaatgtttttctgcctctaggctGTGAGCAACTTCAAAAGTGGAGCCGGTTACAGAAGAAGGCACCGTCAGCAGATgtggcaccaccagcagcagcagctgccactgccaccacccCCACTCGTGACTCttacacctcctgctgctctggtgacTGCTGCTGAACATTCTACATATTCCTCTCTGTCAGTCAGCAGTTTgttggaagagaaggtaagCTTTGTTTCAACATTTGCAGCGATTCTTGTATTTTAGTAGAGCTTGTTTTCCAACTGTCTGCATTTATTCACAAGGGCTGTCAGACCCCTGTACTAAGACAACCAGCATTACCAAGTCGTCTGGGCCCCCAAGGACAATCAACACGCACCACTGGTAAGGAActgtaacttttaatttttctaaaaagaatttctgttaaaaaatgatCTTCAGATAcactgaatgggattttttgctttttcctctctccactccaAAAGGTCATCCAGCGAGAGCCAGTACAATTTGCTCAGCAGGTGGCagaccaggctgggaactgtaagtgttctgcagaaattcaatgtattaATACTGGTAACCTGTTAAATGAGGCTGTAACACATAAATTCTACAACAGCTGATTTATGATGAAGTAAGTGTGCACAGATAGTTGTGTAGAATACAAGtggtcattaatttttaaatggcctaatTTGAATTGGCTTTAACAAAGGGGTATGTGCTCGCAGTAAGATTATTTACAATAGAAGTCCAGTGCATAATTGAAAAGAGGACTCTGAAAAATGCACGCTTTCTGAGGAAACCATAAGTGCATCTAAAAATCAAATCTAATTAAAGGATCAGGTGGAAAGCCACCCTTTTGCTCACTGGCTGTATAAGGCTGAAGAAATTGATTTCCCAATAGAAACCAGCCTCCAGCATTCTTTTTTGAACAACTTAGTTGATTCTGATTGAGCAAATCATTGGAAAAGTCAAGGCTGTTATTTTAGGACAATTCTGAGTTTCTTCAATTTAGTCGTCTCAGatagccaagctgctttctctccgTTGGAAAGAGAAGAGTCTGTTTTATCTCTTATTGCTGTGCCAAGTCagtccttcatttttttatatgcttgATGTTAGATCGACTGTAAGGgtgcactgtgtttataaaatctcAAAGataaatccaaacaaaaatggGGATCCACCCCACAGATGATTTAAAATCTCAGATTCagtaagcaagaaaataacaatgcaGGGACAAGAACAGGCCAAGTACATCATCATGAGGCGACAGCACAGGAAGCGTATGTGGAAGAGGTTAAAAGAAGTTTGAGAGAAGATGAGTTAATATTTGTGCAGGACTTTGAAGGTTAGAAGTGCGAAATATTAAGTGTCTCCAGGAGTAGCAGAGGAGCGGTGGGCACATGGCACGTGGGAGATGGGAGTCTCTGTTAAGCGTGGGCAGCCTCCACTTGCAGCTGCAAAGCTGAGTGTCAGGAGAGAAGACCGAGGGGAGTGTTGGGGGTGAGGATGTGGAAGGCAAGTATGAGGATCAAGAAATGAGTGTAATCTCACATGAAcggaaagcagggagaaaaatgctTAAGTTGAGAACAAGAAGTGCTCCCCACCATGCTCCCGCTTCCTTcgctttcctctttaaaatccGACAGAGTGTAACAAACAGTGACACatggttttgggtttctttagAGGTCCAAATCGAGGACGCCTGCACAGCGAGTGTACCCAAAGGACTCAGGCCCCAGCACTACCAGAATCAACACCAGTCTTTGTGCCTGTGCCTCCAGCTCCCTTGTATCCTCCAGCACGCCATGCACTTCCTCTTCCACTGGGGGTACCACCACCACCGTTTCCTCCTCAGTTTCCACCTGGCCAGCCTCCATCTGCTGGGTGCGCTGTCCCCCCTCCAGGATATCCCCCAGCTCCCGCAAACACGTCATCAGCTTGGGTTCCAAGAGCAGTACCCATGTCTCCTCCACCTACCATCCCAAGGACTCAAGCATCTCCTTTCTCTAGGGAGGAGTTTTACAGAGAACAACGGAGTCTTAAAGAGGAGTAAGTATTTGGCTCAGTGAAGCTGTgttgttcttcatttttgtattttgatcaCATAATGAGCTGCAGTTACACTCAAGTGCACCTGACGTAAGCAAAAATGACAGTGTTTTTTCCAGTATACTTTTGTGTTGCAGATGGTAAACATGCAAAACTAAACCAAGACAAATGTAATTCTAAAACTTTCCCTAAAACTTGTAGGAACGCTGAACTGTTTTTGCTGAAATGGGATGTTCCCCTGTTGCATTTGCATGCAGTCTATATTTTCTCATATTGGCCATGTTTTGTCTCTTGGTGCCTTTTTGTAATAAAGGTCAAACTTAttttaacagggaaaagaaaaagtccaaACTTGATGAGTTTACCAGTGATTTTGCTAAGGAATTGATGGAATGTAAAAAGATTCCAGAGGAGCGTAGGCATTCGTTTTCCAGGTAACTGGTTTACATGTCTGTAATGGAGCAGCAGGTTGTCTGGAAGAATCAGGGGGAGTTCCACTGCACCCCTCTCTCATTGGATGGATTGGATGATTCAAGGGATTAGCAGGGATAGGAGTTTCATAGGTAGGTTACTGGCTCAAATATGGCAGAGATTACAGTTGACTGATGGTGATAATGGGGCAGCAGTTGTTAAGGAACAGGGGTCTCTTTCCCTGAAGCTTCTCTGCAATGACATCCTTCACCTCCTGAGAGCCGTGAGGAGGCTAGGAACTGAATAGGTGTAGTAGCCGGATTTTCTGCATCTCCCTGTTCTGATTGTAACCATTACCTCAAAGCACATCGGAGGAGATATGTGAGAGAAATTGTCTTCCTCTTTTGTCTCTCTCCTGTAGGTACACGGAGAGATTTTAAGCTGGACTGCAGACTGGTGGCTTTCACTAGAATTTTGTTGACattgttaaatgaaaaacaagagaaacttgtgaagaaaaaacGCAGGGCAGCTGATGTTTTCTATCCCCCCAAATCACTTGGGCAGGAGTCTGCATAGCTGTCTCTTAGTAATGCTGTCAGTATCCTTCCTAGAGTAATGGCATTGAGTCATATTACTCGAGGCTGAGTTTAGAAGCATTTAGATACGACTCTTTCTTGAAGCGCTGTCACTATCCTTGGTTAGAGCTAGAGGTATGTGCAAGTTTTTGCTAGGACATTGGGCTAGAAGTGTTGATTGTAAGACTGCAGTGCAAGTATTTTGCATCCTGTACAAATTGCCAAAGAAGTAGTGAAGTTAAAGAGACTaagctggcattttaaaattgagCTTTACTGTCTTCAGGCCAAATCGTGTTTTCCTGATGTTTGATACTGCACTGTAGCCATTAAGACTTGCTCTTTTTGCATCTTACTGCAACAAAAATGATTTGCGCTGCATGTCGTTGCAGAGTAGTGAAAAAATGGGTGCGTTCACATAGCAGTAGAGGCCACTATACACCACCTTAAATCAGCCGATAGCTATGGTAGTTCGCGTGGTAGAAGTGAGTGGAAACAGACTTAGCCTTCCTGTATGTTTTTCCATTAACAAAGCAACAGCTGTTCTGTCTTGTGAGCCGAAACTTGTACATGTTATTAAGTTCTTCGGTTGGCAGTAGCATTATGTCAGCAGCTGAAAGAACATAAGTGTATGGAGAgtcaaaaaccccaaagcaaatctggaaggaaaaaactggggagagtgactgttttgaattaacttcgtgtgtgtgtgttgtgttttttttaaggtccaAGTCTCCTTCTAGTGCTTCATCTTACTCTAGAAGTTTCTATACCTACTCCAAGTCAAGATcagcttcttccccctctcGCTCCCACTCTCGATCATTTTGTCGTTCCCATTTGCATTCCTACTCGCGATCGCGGCTGTATCCAAGAAGAGGCGAAGGGAAGAGTCGTAACTATTGTTCTAGGTCAAGGTCAGCTGGTAATAGAGCTGGAAATTACCCTGGAAAATCTTCTGGAAGAGCACGCCATGTCGTCAAAGATCCTACCAAatcaaaagagaaggaagtggAATATCCACAGGGAGAtggcaaaggaaataaacatcaaaaacaccagaagagaagaaaaggagatgagaaCGAAGGATTTCCTTCATTTCGTGAAAGATGTCCTGGAATGGAACCTCCTGCGAAAAAAGTGAAGGAGGAGCTTCCCAAGACAGGCGGCATTGAAACATCTTCCTCTCAAAAGGGTGAGAAGGTTCTTGGTACCCCACAGAAAGTTCACCCAAAAGTGACAAAAGATCACCCAGAAACCAGACCAGCcgaggaggaaaaggcaaagaaagaccACAATGAAAATGACAGTGAGAGTAATGTATCTGCAAAAGatgagggagctgcaggaaaaagtCCAAAAGACCCCAAAGAAAAGTCTGCTGATAAGGTGAAAGAGGATACAGCAGCACCTGCTGCAGTTGACCAgcctgaagcaagcagaagtcaAAGCCGTCCCAGTGTTAGCTGTAGTCAAAGCCCTTCTGAGAGTCAGCCTCgaagccacagca
This genomic window from Buteo buteo chromosome 33, bButBut1.hap1.1, whole genome shotgun sequence contains:
- the LOC142026403 gene encoding E3 ubiquitin-protein ligase RBBP6-like, coding for MSCVHYKFFSKLNYDMVTFDGLYISLPDLKLQIMAREKLTAASCDLLITNAQTNEEYTDGNALIPRNSLVIVRRIPAGGVKVTSKPRVTAPKSHQTPETAFRSQTEPVRGTSKATDDSPASLSLAHLAKTANLAEASASEEDKIKAMMIQSCHEYDPINYMKKPVGPPASSYTCHRCRKPGHSMKNCPRNGDESFGSVPRMKKTTGIPRSFLVEVKDPKRKGVMVTKTGKYAIPRVNVEAYARREKEKPPFLPEEPSSSSSDDPIPEEILCLICKEIMTDAAIIPCCGNSYCDECIRTALLESEEHRCPECHQTGVSPDALVANKCLRRAVSNFKSGAGYRRRHRQQMWHHQQQQLPLPPPPLVTLTPPAALVTAAEHSTYSSLSVSSLLEEKGCQTPVLRQPALPSRLGPQGQSTRTTGHPARASTICSAGGRPGWELGPNRGRLHSECTQRTQAPALPESTPVFVPVPPAPLYPPARHALPLPLGVPPPPFPPQFPPGQPPSAGCAVPPPGYPPAPANTSSAWVPRAVPMSPPPTIPRTQASPFSREEFYREQRSLKEEEKKKSKLDEFTSDFAKELMECKKIPEERRHSFSRSKSPSSASSYSRSFYTYSKSRSASSPSRSHSRSFCRSHLHSYSRSRLYPRRGEGKSRNYCSRSRSAGNRAGNYPGKSSGRARHVVKDPTKSKEKEVEYPQGDGKGNKHQKHQKRRKGDENEGFPSFRERCPGMEPPAKKVKEELPKTGGIETSSSQKGEKVLGTPQKVHPKVTKDHPETRPAEEEKAKKDHNENDSESNVSAKDEGAAGKSPKDPKEKSADKVKEDTAAPAAVDQPEASRSQSRPSVSCSQSPSESQPRSHSSSASSGESQDSKKKKKEKQQHKKHKKHKKHKKHRKHKKHIGMGVASPGPAPSPPPRLHRPDRPRGPTESGG